One region of Aphelocoma coerulescens isolate FSJ_1873_10779 unplaced genomic scaffold, UR_Acoe_1.0 HiC_scaffold_211, whole genome shotgun sequence genomic DNA includes:
- the LOC138101197 gene encoding GRIP1-associated protein 1-like, producing MLQGKLQSQEDDFRLQNSTLLRELAKLCAQIEGLEEENRRLQGGGSRGSPPETPLGTPLSPPLSSAQPPQDGAQGDGGGPP from the exons ATGCTGCaggggaagctgcagagccaagAGGACGATTTCCGGCTCCAGAACAGCACCTTGCTGCGGGAACTGGCCAag ctcTGTGCCCAGATCGAGGGGCTCGAGGAGGAGAATCGGCGGCTGCAGGGgggggggagcagggggagcccccccgagacccccctggggacccccctgagcccccccctgAGCTCGGCCCAGCCCCCCCAGGATGGGGCCcaaggggatggggggggcccCCCCTGA